One Thermicanus aegyptius DSM 12793 DNA segment encodes these proteins:
- the tnpA gene encoding IS200/IS605 family transposase, which yields MRKGSWKSTPNAVYEINYHFVWSTKYRKSVLVPPVDETLKKVLAQTADEHGYEMLGMEVMPDHVHLFLSAPPAVSPTVIAKILKGTSARRLFMTHPQLKRQLWGGHQWNPSYYVGTAGHVSAETIKRYIEEQKTHADADSPSKSSRGSGDRTGPS from the coding sequence ATGAGAAAAGGATCATGGAAATCCACGCCGAATGCGGTATACGAGATCAACTATCATTTTGTATGGTCCACCAAGTATCGAAAGTCTGTGCTTGTCCCGCCGGTCGACGAGACGTTGAAGAAAGTGCTCGCTCAGACGGCCGATGAGCATGGCTACGAAATGCTCGGGATGGAGGTGATGCCTGATCACGTGCATCTCTTCCTTTCCGCGCCGCCTGCGGTCAGTCCTACGGTCATCGCCAAGATTTTGAAAGGAACAAGCGCCCGCAGGTTGTTTATGACACACCCACAACTCAAGCGCCAGCTATGGGGTGGACATCAGTGGAATCCCTCGTATTACGTCGGCACCGCCGGACACGTGAGTGCAGAGACGATCAAACGGTACATCGAGGAGCAGAAAACACATGCCGATGCTGACTCTCCAAGCAAAAGTTCTCGCGGATCCGGAGACCGAACGGGTCCTTCTTGA
- the ppaX gene encoding pyrophosphatase PpaX, whose translation MKYNTFLFDLDGTLLDTNELILQSFLYTLNRFYPGKYTREEILPVMGKPLLDQMRLFGPDRAEELVRVYREYNLAMHDALIREFPHVSQTVKELFLRGAKLGVVTSKQRLTTLMGLRYFGLENYFSAIVTMEDVKAHKPHPEPVLTALERLKAEKEEALMIGDSTFDLDAAHAAGVDAAAVAWSLKPLELLRSCNPEYILHDIRELLHLATPLMNQSVAWGDSGTAGV comes from the coding sequence ATGAAGTATAACACCTTTCTTTTTGATCTCGATGGAACTCTTCTGGATACCAATGAGTTAATTCTCCAGTCTTTTCTTTACACGTTAAACCGTTTTTATCCGGGAAAGTATACCAGGGAAGAGATCCTCCCCGTGATGGGTAAGCCTCTCTTGGACCAGATGCGCCTCTTTGGACCGGATCGGGCTGAAGAACTGGTCCGTGTATATCGGGAATATAATCTCGCCATGCATGATGCCTTAATTCGGGAATTTCCCCACGTCAGCCAAACGGTGAAGGAACTTTTTCTGAGGGGGGCTAAGCTTGGCGTGGTGACTTCGAAACAGCGCCTGACCACCCTGATGGGGCTTCGCTATTTTGGATTGGAAAATTACTTCTCCGCCATCGTCACCATGGAGGATGTTAAGGCGCATAAACCGCATCCCGAACCGGTTCTTACGGCCTTAGAACGGCTAAAAGCCGAGAAGGAGGAGGCTTTAATGATCGGGGACAGCACCTTTGATCTGGATGCTGCCCATGCCGCCGGAGTAGATGCGGCTGCCGTCGCTTGGAGTTTGAAACCGTTGGAGCTTCTGCGAAGCTGCAATCCTGAATATATTCTCCACGATATTCGCGAGCTTCTCCATCTTGCCACGCCGCTCATGAATCAAAGTGTGGCTTGGGGTGATTCCGGAACGGCAGGCGTTTAG
- a CDS encoding nucleoside recognition domain-containing protein, translating into MPRGMETIINGLKSGLRTTWVLGKVVFPITFLMTLLSHTPVLGWIISFFKPIMGWIGLPGEAAIPLVLGNALNLYAGIGAMLSLPLTVKSVFILAMMLSFSHSLPIETTLAKKVGVNPWLMLGTRLTLAFASALFLSSFWHGGNEMARYGLVEATQTTAAGFLPVLWLGMVKAFLGVFQIALIVFPLMVGIQALKDWSVLPRLTRFMAPVTGLLGVARHSAVMLLAGLLFGLAYGAGVMIEAVKEEPLSKRDLHLLLLFLVACHSVVEDTLIFVPLGIPVWGLLLIRVIVAFIVTILAARIVDRLWRNKIGKGEAYEV; encoded by the coding sequence TTGCCCCGTGGAATGGAAACCATCATAAATGGCCTGAAATCAGGCCTACGGACCACCTGGGTGTTGGGGAAGGTGGTCTTCCCGATCACCTTTCTCATGACCCTCTTATCTCACACGCCGGTTTTGGGGTGGATCATCTCTTTTTTTAAACCAATCATGGGATGGATCGGCCTACCGGGCGAAGCGGCGATCCCCCTCGTTTTAGGAAATGCGCTAAATCTTTACGCGGGGATTGGGGCGATGCTCTCCCTCCCCTTAACGGTGAAAAGCGTATTTATTTTAGCCATGATGTTAAGTTTTTCCCATAGCTTACCCATAGAGACCACCTTGGCCAAAAAGGTTGGGGTAAATCCGTGGCTCATGTTGGGGACTCGACTCACCCTCGCTTTCGCTTCCGCTCTTTTCCTTTCCTCTTTCTGGCATGGGGGAAATGAGATGGCTCGCTATGGACTGGTGGAAGCTACCCAAACGACCGCTGCAGGTTTTTTGCCTGTTCTATGGTTAGGGATGGTGAAGGCATTCTTGGGAGTGTTTCAGATCGCGCTCATCGTTTTCCCTCTGATGGTGGGGATACAAGCCTTAAAGGATTGGTCGGTTCTTCCGCGTTTGACCCGGTTTATGGCGCCGGTTACCGGGCTCCTCGGAGTTGCCCGCCACAGTGCGGTGATGCTCCTCGCCGGGCTTCTTTTCGGTCTCGCTTATGGGGCGGGAGTGATGATTGAAGCGGTTAAGGAAGAGCCTCTCTCCAAACGGGATCTGCATCTCCTTCTCCTCTTTTTGGTCGCCTGCCATTCTGTGGTAGAGGATACGCTGATCTTTGTCCCTTTAGGGATCCCCGTATGGGGACTTCTCCTCATTCGAGTCATCGTCGCCTTTATCGTTACCATCTTGGCCGCCCGTATCGTAGATCGGCTCTGGCGGAATAAAATCGGGAAAGGAGAAGCGTATGAAGTATAA
- the hprK gene encoding HPr(Ser) kinase/phosphatase — MERVEAMSDIKIQTRDLVERFQFQVLAGVKGLNREITVSDIHRPGLEIAGYFAYHPPERVQILGKTELSFAADLPPEVRKFRFDKLCNPETPCIVVAHGEEAPAELIYEADKDEVPLLRSDVPTTKLISNLTNYLEAELAPRTTLHGVLVEVYGVGILLTGSSGIGKSETALELLKRGHRLVADDAVEIRQTAEHELIGEAPELIQNLMEIRGLGILNIMTLFGAGSVRSRKKITLVIHLEYWDSRKGYDRLGLDEEKMKILDTELPMVTIPVRPGRNLAVIVEVAAMNYRLKKMGYDAAQQFSKRLDGTLGVDTDDM, encoded by the coding sequence ATGGAAAGGGTAGAAGCGATGAGCGACATCAAGATTCAGACGCGGGATTTGGTGGAACGGTTCCAATTTCAAGTCTTGGCCGGGGTAAAAGGGTTAAATCGGGAGATTACCGTGAGCGATATTCATCGGCCGGGATTGGAAATCGCCGGTTATTTTGCCTATCATCCTCCGGAACGGGTCCAGATCCTGGGGAAAACGGAGCTCTCTTTCGCGGCCGACCTCCCACCGGAGGTGCGCAAATTCCGTTTTGATAAACTCTGTAATCCGGAGACCCCGTGTATCGTCGTCGCCCATGGGGAAGAAGCGCCTGCCGAATTAATCTATGAAGCCGATAAAGATGAGGTTCCCTTATTAAGGTCGGATGTCCCGACCACAAAGCTGATCAGCAACCTGACCAACTATCTGGAAGCGGAGCTAGCTCCCCGGACGACGCTTCACGGGGTTCTCGTCGAGGTTTATGGGGTGGGTATTTTACTGACGGGCTCCAGCGGTATCGGCAAAAGTGAAACCGCTCTGGAACTGTTAAAGCGGGGGCACCGGCTCGTCGCCGATGATGCGGTGGAAATCAGGCAAACGGCGGAACATGAGCTGATCGGCGAAGCGCCGGAGCTGATTCAAAATCTGATGGAGATTCGCGGGCTGGGCATCTTAAATATTATGACGTTGTTTGGCGCCGGATCTGTCCGAAGCAGGAAGAAGATCACCCTGGTTATCCATCTGGAATATTGGGATTCCCGCAAAGGGTATGACCGTCTTGGCTTGGATGAAGAAAAGATGAAGATTCTGGATACGGAACTTCCCATGGTCACCATCCCTGTCCGTCCCGGGAGGAACTTGGCGGTCATCGTGGAAGTGGCTGCCATGAATTACCGCCTGAAGAAGATGGGGTACGATGCGGCCCAGCAGTTCTCCAAGCGTTTAGATGGTACCCTCGGAGTGGACACCGACGATATGTAG
- a CDS encoding PspC domain-containing protein: MKRLVRSQTDRMLSGLLGGIAEYLNVDPTVVRLLYVFLTIFTGIFPGIIAYVIALLVVPKE; the protein is encoded by the coding sequence ATGAAACGACTCGTCCGTTCGCAGACCGACCGCATGTTGTCCGGTTTATTGGGCGGAATTGCGGAATATTTAAACGTGGATCCCACCGTCGTACGGCTCCTTTACGTCTTTTTGACCATTTTCACAGGAATTTTCCCGGGGATCATCGCTTACGTGATTGCCCTGCTTGTCGTACCAAAAGAGTGA
- the uvrA gene encoding excinuclease ABC subunit UvrA, whose amino-acid sequence MAQDKIVIKGARVNNLKNIDVEIPRNQFVVLTGLSGSGKSSLAFETIYAEGQRRYVESLSAYARQFLGQMDKPDVDSIEGLSPAISIDQKTTSRNPRSTVGTVTEIYDYLRLLYARIGRPYCPIHGIEIAAQTVEQMVDRIMEYPERTRLQILGPLVQGKKGEHAKLFEEIRKQGFVRVRVDGEVRDLSEEFKLEKNKKHTIEVVVDRIIIKEGIESRLADSLETGLKLGDGKVIVEVIGVEELLFSEKLACPECGFSIPELSPRMFSFNSPFGACPVCDGLGSKMEVDPELVIPDPSKSISEGVFDPWANSTSEYYEQLLAAVTDHYGIDRDRPFQDLSEEEKKILLYGGEDRISFRYTNEFGHTRETAIRFEGVIPSLARRYRETTSEYVRELVGGYMSQTPCPACEGKRLKPESLAVKVGGKNIAYVTDLSIREAYAHFDQLVLTEKEEKIARLILKEIKERLGFLINVGLDYLTLSRAAGTLSGGEAQRIRLATQIGSSLMGVLYILDEPSIGLHQRDNDRLIAALKKMRDLGNTLIVVEHDEDTMLASDYIIDIGPGAGAHGGEVVAQGTPRELMENEKSLTGQYLSGKRFIPLPASRRKPNGKWLTVKGARENNLKNITVSIPLGTFTCVTGVSGSGKSTLVNEIIYKGVAKALQGVRHKPGEHDGIEGLEHLEKVIDIDQSPIGRTPRSNPATYTGVFDDIRDLFSSTHEAKMRGYKKGRFSFNVKGGRCEACKGDGIIKIEMHFLPDVYVPCDVCKGKRYNRETLEVRYKGKNISEVLEMTVEEGLQFFNNIPRIQRKLEVLNDVGLGYMKLGQPATTLSGGEAQRVKLASELYRKSRGKTLYILDEPTTGLHVDDIGRLLNVLKRLVDQGDTVLIIEHNLDVIKTADYLIDLGPEGGARGGSVVATGTPEEVAEHPLSYTGRYLKPVLERDRKRMERRSSAFSAANETAEV is encoded by the coding sequence ATGGCGCAGGATAAAATTGTAATAAAAGGCGCACGAGTCAATAACTTGAAGAATATTGATGTGGAAATCCCGCGCAATCAGTTTGTCGTCCTTACGGGATTATCCGGGTCCGGGAAGTCCTCCCTGGCCTTTGAAACCATTTATGCCGAAGGGCAAAGGCGCTATGTAGAATCTCTCTCCGCCTATGCCCGCCAATTCTTAGGGCAGATGGATAAACCGGATGTGGATTCCATCGAGGGTCTCTCCCCGGCCATCTCCATCGATCAAAAGACGACGAGCCGCAATCCCCGCTCCACGGTGGGAACCGTCACGGAAATTTATGATTACCTCCGCCTTCTCTATGCCCGTATCGGAAGACCCTACTGTCCGATCCATGGCATCGAGATCGCCGCGCAGACCGTGGAGCAAATGGTGGACCGAATTATGGAATATCCGGAAAGGACGCGGCTCCAGATTTTAGGGCCACTGGTACAAGGGAAAAAAGGGGAACATGCGAAACTCTTTGAGGAAATTCGGAAACAGGGATTTGTCCGCGTCCGGGTAGACGGAGAGGTGCGGGATCTCTCCGAGGAGTTTAAGTTGGAGAAGAATAAGAAGCATACGATTGAGGTGGTGGTGGACCGGATCATCATAAAGGAAGGGATCGAGTCCCGCCTTGCAGATTCTTTAGAGACGGGACTTAAGCTGGGGGATGGGAAAGTGATCGTGGAAGTGATCGGGGTGGAAGAGCTCCTCTTTAGCGAGAAATTGGCCTGCCCCGAGTGCGGGTTCAGCATTCCTGAACTTTCTCCCCGGATGTTTTCCTTTAACAGCCCTTTTGGGGCTTGTCCGGTCTGCGACGGCCTGGGAAGCAAGATGGAGGTAGACCCTGAATTGGTTATCCCCGATCCTTCGAAGAGCATAAGTGAGGGGGTATTTGATCCCTGGGCCAATTCCACCAGTGAGTATTATGAGCAGCTTCTTGCTGCGGTAACCGATCATTACGGCATCGATCGGGATCGTCCCTTCCAGGATTTGAGTGAAGAGGAGAAGAAGATTCTCCTCTACGGGGGAGAGGACCGGATTTCCTTCCGTTATACGAACGAATTTGGGCATACGAGGGAGACGGCCATCCGCTTTGAAGGGGTGATTCCCTCTCTGGCACGGAGGTATAGGGAGACCACTTCCGAATATGTTCGGGAACTGGTGGGGGGTTACATGAGCCAAACTCCTTGTCCGGCCTGTGAAGGGAAGAGGCTGAAGCCGGAGAGTTTAGCCGTAAAGGTGGGGGGAAAGAACATTGCCTATGTGACGGACCTTTCCATCCGGGAGGCTTATGCCCATTTTGATCAATTGGTATTAACCGAGAAAGAGGAGAAAATTGCCCGCCTCATCTTAAAGGAGATCAAAGAAAGGCTGGGATTCTTGATCAACGTGGGGCTGGATTATCTCACCTTAAGCCGGGCTGCCGGAACCCTCTCGGGAGGGGAGGCCCAACGGATCCGCCTGGCCACGCAGATCGGGTCAAGCCTTATGGGTGTCCTTTACATTTTGGACGAGCCGAGCATCGGCCTTCACCAACGGGATAACGATCGGCTGATCGCCGCCCTTAAGAAGATGCGGGATTTGGGCAACACCCTCATTGTGGTGGAACATGACGAGGATACGATGCTTGCCTCCGATTACATCATCGATATTGGCCCCGGCGCAGGAGCGCACGGGGGCGAGGTGGTGGCCCAGGGAACTCCCCGCGAGCTCATGGAGAATGAGAAATCTTTGACGGGGCAATATCTTTCGGGGAAGCGTTTTATTCCCCTTCCGGCTTCGCGGCGAAAGCCGAACGGGAAATGGCTGACGGTGAAGGGGGCCCGGGAAAATAACCTGAAGAACATCACCGTCTCCATCCCCTTAGGGACCTTTACCTGTGTTACCGGTGTCTCCGGCTCCGGGAAGAGTACCCTCGTCAACGAAATTATTTACAAAGGAGTGGCCAAAGCGCTGCAGGGAGTCCGCCATAAGCCGGGCGAGCATGATGGAATTGAGGGATTGGAGCATCTGGAAAAGGTGATTGACATCGACCAGTCTCCCATCGGCCGGACGCCACGGTCCAACCCTGCCACCTATACCGGTGTCTTTGACGACATCAGGGATCTTTTCTCGTCAACCCATGAGGCAAAGATGAGAGGATATAAGAAGGGACGCTTCAGTTTCAATGTGAAAGGGGGCCGGTGTGAGGCCTGCAAGGGGGACGGCATCATAAAGATTGAGATGCACTTCCTGCCTGATGTGTATGTCCCTTGCGATGTATGCAAGGGGAAGCGATATAACCGGGAAACCTTGGAGGTTCGCTATAAAGGGAAAAATATCTCCGAAGTTCTGGAGATGACGGTAGAAGAAGGCTTGCAGTTTTTCAACAATATTCCCCGAATCCAGCGGAAACTGGAGGTTTTAAACGACGTGGGTTTAGGGTATATGAAATTGGGCCAGCCTGCGACCACCCTTTCCGGAGGGGAAGCACAACGGGTGAAGCTGGCATCGGAGCTTTACCGGAAGAGCCGGGGGAAAACCCTTTATATCTTGGATGAGCCCACCACAGGGCTTCACGTGGATGATATCGGCCGCCTTCTCAATGTGCTTAAGCGTCTGGTGGACCAAGGGGATACGGTTCTTATCATTGAGCATAACCTGGATGTGATCAAGACGGCCGACTACCTGATCGATTTGGGCCCTGAGGGGGGAGCCCGGGGAGGTTCGGTGGTTGCCACCGGGACCCCGGAAGAAGTGGCGGAACATCCCCTCTCCTATACGGGGCGATATTTAAAACCGGTGTTGGAACGGGACCGGAAGCGGATGGAGAGGCGGTCTTCCGCTTTTTCGGCAGCGAATGAAACGGCAGAGGTGTAA
- the uvrB gene encoding excinuclease ABC subunit UvrB has product MENRPFELISPYQPSGDQPQAIEKLVEGIRSGKKFQTLLGATGTGKTYTIAQVIARVNRPTLVIAHNKTLAAQLASEFREFFPNNAVEYFVSYYDYYQPEAYIPSTDTYIEKDSSINDEIDKLRHSATSALFERSDVIIVASVSAIYGLGDPNEYRDLVLSLRVGMERSRQEILRKLVDIQYTRNDLHFTRGTFRVRGDVLEVFPVSLGEQAVRIEFFGDEIERITEIDVLTGEVLGRRDHIAIFPASHYVTREETMRRAIQSIEAELNRRLQELKSEGKLLEAQRLEQRTRYDIEMLSEMGFCSGIENYSRHLTGRPPGAPPYTLLDYFPDDFLIVIDESHVTIPQLRGMYNGDHSRKMTLIEHGFRLPSAADNRPLTFEEFEEHIHQIIFVSATPGPYELEKAPEVVEQIIRPTGLLDPLVIVRPIKGQIDDLIHEVRERVKQNERVLVTTLTKKMAEDLTDYLKETGIKVRYLHSDIKTIERMQIIRELRLGEFDVLVGINLLREGLDIPEVSLVAILDADKEGFLRSETSLIQTIGRAARNANGTVIMYADTITESMRRAIDETNRRRSIQMEYNRIHHITPETIKKSVYEVIEATHAAEKKADYVTSIRDLAMDREERRKLIARLEKEMKEAAKDLFFERAAELRDLIIELKGAK; this is encoded by the coding sequence GTGGAAAACCGGCCTTTTGAATTGATCTCCCCGTATCAACCGAGCGGAGACCAGCCGCAAGCGATTGAAAAGCTGGTTGAGGGCATACGGTCCGGAAAGAAGTTTCAGACCTTGTTGGGAGCGACGGGGACGGGGAAAACCTATACCATCGCCCAAGTGATCGCCCGGGTCAATCGGCCCACATTGGTGATTGCCCATAACAAAACGTTAGCCGCCCAGCTCGCCAGCGAATTTCGGGAGTTTTTCCCAAACAATGCGGTAGAGTATTTCGTCAGCTATTACGATTATTATCAGCCGGAAGCTTATATTCCTTCGACCGATACCTATATCGAGAAGGATTCCAGCATAAATGATGAGATTGATAAATTGCGCCATTCGGCCACGTCCGCCCTCTTTGAACGGTCCGATGTGATTATTGTGGCCTCCGTCTCTGCCATTTATGGATTAGGGGATCCGAATGAGTACCGGGACCTGGTCTTATCCCTCCGGGTCGGCATGGAACGAAGCCGGCAGGAGATTCTGCGAAAATTGGTGGATATTCAATACACCCGGAACGATCTCCATTTCACCCGGGGCACCTTTCGGGTTCGGGGGGATGTGCTGGAGGTTTTTCCTGTTTCCTTGGGGGAACAGGCGGTACGCATCGAGTTTTTCGGCGATGAGATTGAACGAATTACCGAGATTGATGTCCTGACCGGTGAAGTCCTGGGACGAAGGGACCATATCGCCATCTTCCCCGCCTCCCACTATGTGACCCGGGAAGAAACGATGCGGCGGGCGATTCAAAGCATTGAAGCGGAACTTAACCGGCGTTTGCAAGAGCTAAAGTCGGAAGGGAAGCTCTTGGAAGCGCAACGGTTGGAGCAGAGAACCCGCTACGACATCGAGATGCTTTCAGAGATGGGCTTTTGTTCCGGCATCGAAAACTATTCCCGGCATTTAACGGGCAGGCCTCCCGGTGCCCCTCCCTATACGCTTTTGGATTATTTTCCCGACGATTTTCTCATCGTGATCGACGAATCCCATGTGACCATTCCCCAGCTGAGGGGGATGTATAACGGAGACCATTCCCGAAAAATGACCTTGATTGAACACGGATTCCGCCTCCCCTCTGCGGCGGATAATCGTCCCTTAACCTTTGAAGAGTTTGAAGAGCACATCCACCAGATCATCTTTGTCTCGGCTACGCCGGGGCCTTATGAATTGGAAAAAGCGCCGGAAGTGGTGGAACAGATTATTCGACCCACCGGTCTCCTGGATCCCCTGGTGATCGTCAGGCCGATTAAAGGACAGATCGACGATCTCATCCATGAGGTGCGGGAACGGGTCAAACAGAATGAACGGGTTCTCGTCACCACCTTGACGAAAAAAATGGCGGAGGACTTAACCGATTACCTGAAGGAGACGGGGATTAAAGTACGTTATCTCCACTCCGACATCAAGACCATTGAACGGATGCAGATCATCCGGGAACTTCGCCTTGGAGAGTTTGATGTCTTGGTGGGAATTAATCTCCTGAGGGAAGGACTGGATATTCCGGAAGTCTCCCTCGTGGCGATTCTCGATGCGGATAAAGAGGGATTTCTCCGCAGCGAAACGTCGCTCATTCAGACGATCGGACGAGCGGCCCGGAATGCGAATGGGACGGTGATTATGTATGCCGACACCATAACCGAATCGATGCGGCGGGCCATCGATGAAACGAACCGCAGGCGGTCGATTCAGATGGAATACAACCGGATTCATCACATTACGCCGGAGACGATTAAGAAGAGCGTCTATGAAGTGATTGAGGCAACTCATGCTGCGGAAAAGAAGGCCGATTATGTGACCTCCATCCGCGACCTGGCCATGGACAGGGAAGAGAGGAGGAAACTGATTGCGCGCTTAGAGAAGGAAATGAAAGAGGCGGCGAAGGACCTCTTCTTTGAACGGGCTGCAGAACTGAGGGATCTCATTATTGAACTGAAAGGGGCGAAATGA
- a CDS encoding PDZ domain-containing protein: MPYVVIPYLVPIAFLLLSLFFFWLLHLTQERLERKWFKVRISPHTHRMGSVLWRSLAGGFFFSLFVSLLGLQVRMEEMWIIYLLALLSGLVRLSFLDLRVGMFLFTLFAYLEQNGFLRVEKGSSPWLSNLLNHAHIPSYLFFIGGLTLLEGFLLLTERFSTIQPIHILGSRGKAIGGYLLQRIWPIPLFFFVPFPGGGGMLPSFLSWWPILPVSWSHGGAVPLFVPVLIGARHFFIKTHPLTGLRRISLVRMGRGICESIFAVVSLYRPLWALPLLLLFYVLLFLFQRFREKRERQSPPYFSNSYEGLSVLAVLPKSPAQEMGIEVGDRVTKANGIPVRDESSFYKALQRNSAFCKLEVLNREGNITFPQRSLYLGEHYLLGLIFAPGEKWHEKIPSPPRSLFGLLLGGRFSSKQKPGTAEEDSKGNEVLQG, translated from the coding sequence ATGCCCTACGTCGTCATCCCATATCTTGTACCCATCGCCTTTCTTCTTCTTTCGCTTTTTTTCTTTTGGCTGCTGCACCTCACCCAGGAAAGATTGGAACGAAAATGGTTTAAGGTGCGGATCTCTCCGCATACGCATCGAATGGGAAGCGTTTTATGGCGTAGTCTCGCAGGGGGTTTTTTCTTCTCTCTTTTCGTAAGCCTTTTGGGCCTTCAAGTACGAATGGAAGAGATGTGGATCATCTATCTCCTCGCCCTCTTATCCGGATTGGTTCGCCTTTCTTTCTTGGATCTGAGGGTCGGAATGTTCCTTTTTACCCTTTTCGCCTACTTAGAACAAAACGGATTTTTGCGAGTGGAAAAGGGATCAAGCCCATGGCTGTCGAACCTGTTGAACCATGCTCATATTCCCTCTTATCTCTTCTTTATCGGCGGATTAACCTTATTGGAAGGCTTCTTGCTCCTTACGGAGCGTTTTTCCACGATTCAACCCATTCACATTCTCGGTTCGAGGGGAAAGGCCATTGGCGGATATTTATTGCAAAGAATTTGGCCCATCCCCCTGTTCTTCTTTGTCCCTTTTCCCGGCGGTGGAGGAATGCTGCCTTCATTTCTTTCCTGGTGGCCCATCCTTCCCGTTTCCTGGAGCCATGGCGGGGCAGTTCCACTTTTCGTGCCGGTCCTTATCGGGGCAAGACATTTTTTTATTAAAACCCATCCCCTTACGGGGTTAAGGAGAATCTCCCTCGTGCGGATGGGAAGGGGGATTTGTGAGTCGATCTTTGCCGTCGTTTCCCTCTACCGTCCCCTTTGGGCCCTTCCTCTTTTGCTCCTCTTCTACGTATTACTGTTTCTCTTTCAACGGTTCAGAGAGAAGAGGGAGCGGCAAAGCCCTCCATATTTTTCAAATTCCTACGAAGGTCTGTCCGTATTGGCCGTGCTCCCGAAAAGCCCGGCCCAAGAGATGGGAATCGAGGTGGGCGATCGGGTGACAAAGGCAAACGGCATTCCGGTGAGGGATGAATCTTCTTTTTACAAGGCTTTGCAGAGAAATTCCGCTTTTTGCAAGCTGGAAGTGTTGAATCGGGAGGGGAACATTACATTTCCCCAGCGGTCTCTTTATTTGGGAGAGCATTATCTTTTAGGATTAATCTTTGCTCCTGGAGAGAAGTGGCATGAGAAGATCCCATCCCCGCCGAGGAGCCTTTTCGGTTTACTCTTGGGTGGTCGATTCTCTTCCAAGCAAAAACCTGGGACCGCAGAAGAGGACAGTAAAGGGAATGAGGTGCTCCAAGGTTGA